In one window of Desulfuromonas sp. DNA:
- a CDS encoding mannose-1-phosphate guanyltransferase: MKAVLMAGGFGTRIQPLTINLPKPMIPLVNRPIMTHIIELLKKHGIDELILLLYHQPETIKNFFGDGSEFGVRITYVTPLEDLGTAGAVKAAAKFLDERFMIISGDLLTDFDLSRVLAFHEEKGARATITLTSVKDPLQFGVVITDKEGRINKFLEKPGWGEVFSDTINTGIYVLEPEVLDLIPEGENRDWSQDIFPRMLAESAPLFGCNLKGYWADIGNTDAYLEACGDICRGKVKIGIKGERRGGEDKQVFLGREARVERDDLSLLEGMVVLGGNTQVLGQSRLKNCVVGRNCTIEDGAELEDAVLWDNVYLKRGCRIRGAVLGHNVRAGQGVVIEEAAIVGDETTIGDEAYLKKDVKVWPRKVIEGGAIVTTNLIWGEKWRKSLFEGALVRGLTNVELTPEFTAKLGAAYGSTLPKDAFIIAGRDAVRSSRMLKRSFVGGLLSAGVNVRDVKMVSLPVLRNKLATFGEVGGVHFRQSPEDPAATEIIFFDADGLEISSSMAKGIERVYFNENFRRVHYSQPGAISEIPRIYDYYREGFLRALDAEALRAARPKVVVDLNHSPAGDLLPALLSELGCEVIELNSHVHESQSVPDAEQAEKALDQLSLIVVTLGATAGFWVGPSGERVCLVDEEGKVLSDLEALCTLAALVCRAEKNGSLAMPVQAPLAMEDLASNAGITVQRTKADGRSLMDAARDRKVLLAAAMDGRFAFPAFQSSFDALFTVAKTLELMVRTGLSLTQVCKSVPRRAYRHLQVPCSWELKGGIMRKMSEDSVDLEASFIDGVKIHIDGDWALILPDQHRPVVHIVAEASETARAEELMEGYRRKVEQWKQELLEGQTP; the protein is encoded by the coding sequence ATGAAAGCAGTCCTCATGGCGGGTGGTTTCGGCACCCGCATCCAGCCGTTGACAATCAACCTGCCCAAACCGATGATTCCCCTGGTCAACCGTCCCATCATGACGCACATCATCGAACTGCTCAAGAAGCACGGCATCGATGAACTGATCCTGCTCCTCTACCACCAGCCTGAGACCATCAAGAACTTCTTCGGCGACGGCAGCGAGTTCGGCGTTCGAATCACCTACGTCACCCCCCTGGAGGACCTCGGCACGGCCGGGGCGGTCAAGGCGGCGGCCAAGTTCCTCGACGAACGCTTCATGATCATCAGCGGCGACCTGCTCACCGACTTCGACCTCTCCCGGGTCCTCGCCTTCCACGAGGAGAAAGGGGCCAGGGCCACCATCACCCTCACCTCGGTCAAGGACCCCCTGCAGTTCGGGGTGGTCATCACCGACAAGGAGGGGCGCATCAACAAGTTCCTCGAGAAGCCGGGCTGGGGGGAGGTCTTCTCCGACACCATCAACACCGGCATCTACGTTCTCGAGCCCGAAGTGCTCGACCTGATCCCCGAGGGGGAGAACCGCGACTGGTCCCAGGACATCTTTCCCCGGATGCTGGCCGAGAGCGCTCCCCTGTTCGGCTGCAACCTGAAGGGCTACTGGGCCGACATCGGCAACACCGACGCCTACTTGGAGGCCTGCGGGGACATCTGCCGGGGCAAGGTCAAGATCGGGATCAAGGGCGAGAGGCGCGGCGGCGAGGACAAGCAGGTCTTCCTCGGCCGGGAGGCCCGGGTGGAGAGGGACGACCTCTCCCTGCTCGAGGGGATGGTGGTCCTCGGCGGCAACACCCAGGTGCTGGGGCAGTCGCGGCTCAAGAACTGCGTCGTGGGCCGCAACTGCACCATCGAGGACGGCGCCGAACTGGAGGACGCCGTCCTCTGGGACAACGTCTACCTCAAGCGCGGCTGCCGCATCCGCGGGGCGGTCCTCGGCCACAACGTCCGGGCAGGCCAGGGGGTGGTGATCGAGGAGGCCGCCATCGTCGGCGACGAAACCACGATCGGCGACGAAGCCTACCTCAAGAAGGACGTCAAGGTCTGGCCCCGCAAGGTCATCGAGGGGGGGGCGATCGTCACCACCAACCTGATCTGGGGGGAGAAGTGGCGCAAGAGCCTCTTCGAGGGGGCCCTGGTCCGCGGCCTGACCAACGTGGAGCTGACCCCCGAGTTCACCGCCAAGCTCGGCGCGGCCTACGGCTCGACCCTGCCGAAGGACGCCTTCATCATTGCCGGGCGCGACGCGGTGCGCTCCTCGCGGATGCTCAAGCGCTCCTTTGTCGGGGGGCTGCTCTCGGCCGGGGTCAACGTCCGCGACGTCAAGATGGTCTCCCTGCCGGTGCTGCGCAACAAGCTGGCCACCTTCGGCGAGGTCGGCGGGGTCCACTTCCGCCAGTCCCCCGAGGACCCCGCGGCCACGGAGATCATCTTCTTCGACGCCGACGGCCTGGAAATCTCCTCCTCCATGGCCAAGGGGATCGAGCGCGTCTACTTCAATGAGAACTTCCGCCGGGTGCACTATTCCCAGCCGGGAGCCATCTCCGAGATCCCCCGCATCTACGACTATTACCGGGAAGGGTTCCTGCGCGCCCTCGACGCCGAGGCCCTGCGCGCAGCCCGGCCGAAGGTGGTGGTCGACCTCAACCACTCCCCGGCCGGCGACCTCCTCCCCGCCCTCCTCAGCGAACTGGGCTGCGAGGTGATCGAGCTCAACTCCCACGTCCACGAAAGCCAGAGCGTCCCTGACGCCGAGCAGGCCGAAAAGGCCCTCGACCAGCTCTCCCTCATCGTGGTGACCCTGGGGGCCACCGCCGGGTTCTGGGTGGGACCGTCGGGGGAACGGGTCTGCCTCGTCGACGAGGAGGGCAAGGTCCTTTCCGACCTCGAGGCCCTCTGCACCCTGGCCGCCCTGGTCTGCCGGGCCGAGAAGAACGGCAGCCTTGCGATGCCGGTCCAGGCGCCCCTGGCCATGGAGGACCTGGCCAGCAACGCGGGGATCACCGTACAGAGGACCAAGGCCGACGGCCGCTCCCTGATGGATGCGGCCCGGGACCGCAAGGTGCTCCTGGCCGCTGCGATGGACGGGCGCTTCGCCTTCCCCGCCTTCCAGTCGAGTTTCGACGCCCTGTTCACGGTGGCCAAGACCCTCGAGCTGATGGTGCGCACCGGCCTCTCCCTGACCCAGGTCTGCAAGAGCGTTCCCCGGAGGGCCTACCGCCACTTGCAGGTCCCCTGCTCCTGGGAACTCAAGGGTGGCATCATGCGCAAGATGAGCGAGGACTCGGTCGATCTGGAAGCCTCCTTTATCGACGGGGTCAAGATCCACATCGACGGCGACTGGGCCCTGATCCTGCCCGACCAGCACCGGCCGGTGGTCCACATCGTCGCCGAAGCCTCGGAAACCGCACGGGCCGAGGAGCTCATGGAAGGCTACCGGCGCAAGGTGGAGCAGTGGAAGCAGGAGTTGCTGGAGGGGCAGACCCCTTGA
- a CDS encoding glycogen/starch synthase: protein MAEEGLYLHLGAYQYHVFLDFQEIRDEEGCWAQLHQALAGRPVPSLDRELRKIRFAPLGEALRRLLAPSLAGRNPLSKASQKRFSGGLGAFLGELARALALPGDPGELERRTLGKLEALPLLTSLKGRSRREREALAEVATALDAPQRPGHPGRLLLPYLALQRSGELTPGADPEGRAAGWMEECILEETLAALMPGPESETDALLVKVLLRHQRFFAPEARRADLRGLLEDPAVQHLLQVHWHGECRWLVKEALETLLEGLFLVAAVEAAALCAGGRRRLLTHLTETHAELERLRTTATEAGYRLERLLELAEQEERRVLSARLGERRRAGSLKILLLSSEVAPFAKTGGLADVAGSLPQALKELGHDVRVMLPFYRSVAESRPRLRRAAARVEVAMEGRRREGIVHRGALGEVPVYFLENRDFFDRPGLYASARGDHPDNAERFGFFCRAALQALPGLDFCPDVVHLNDWQTGLAPVLLETELRRDPFFATLASLLTIHNLGYHGSFPPEALRQLGIDPAVFSMEGLEYYGRASLLKGGIVYSDLVNTVSETYCGEIRTPEMGIGFDGILRARGKDLHGIVNGLDQALWDPSADAALAAPFGPENLRGKRACKRALQRELGLEP, encoded by the coding sequence TTGGCCGAGGAGGGGCTTTACCTGCACCTAGGCGCCTACCAGTACCACGTCTTCCTCGACTTCCAGGAGATCCGCGACGAGGAGGGCTGCTGGGCGCAGCTGCACCAGGCGCTGGCGGGCCGCCCGGTGCCGAGCCTCGACCGGGAGCTGCGCAAGATCCGCTTCGCACCCCTCGGCGAGGCCCTGCGCCGGCTCCTCGCCCCCTCCCTGGCCGGCAGGAACCCCCTGTCGAAGGCGTCCCAAAAGCGCTTTTCAGGGGGACTGGGCGCCTTCCTGGGCGAGCTGGCCCGGGCCCTCGCCCTCCCCGGCGACCCCGGAGAGCTTGAGAGACGGACCCTCGGCAAGCTGGAAGCCCTGCCCCTGCTCACGTCCCTGAAGGGCCGCTCCCGCAGGGAACGCGAGGCCCTGGCGGAAGTGGCAACGGCCCTGGACGCCCCCCAGCGGCCGGGGCACCCGGGCCGCCTGCTGCTGCCCTATCTCGCCCTGCAGCGAAGCGGGGAGCTGACCCCGGGGGCCGACCCCGAGGGACGCGCCGCGGGGTGGATGGAGGAATGCATCCTCGAGGAGACCCTCGCCGCTCTCATGCCAGGGCCCGAGAGTGAGACCGATGCCCTCCTCGTCAAAGTTCTTCTGCGCCACCAGCGCTTCTTCGCCCCCGAGGCCCGCCGGGCCGACCTGCGGGGGCTTCTCGAGGACCCCGCGGTCCAGCACCTGCTCCAGGTCCACTGGCACGGCGAATGTCGCTGGCTGGTCAAGGAGGCGCTGGAGACGCTGCTCGAGGGACTGTTCCTGGTCGCCGCGGTGGAGGCCGCGGCCCTCTGCGCCGGGGGCCGCCGCCGGCTGCTTACGCACCTGACCGAGACCCACGCCGAGCTGGAGCGGCTGCGCACAACGGCCACGGAGGCGGGCTACCGCCTCGAGCGCTTACTGGAACTCGCCGAACAGGAGGAGCGCCGGGTCCTCTCGGCCCGCCTGGGCGAGCGCCGGCGGGCCGGGTCGCTGAAGATCCTCCTCCTCTCCTCCGAGGTCGCCCCCTTCGCCAAGACCGGGGGCCTGGCCGACGTGGCCGGCTCCCTCCCCCAGGCCCTGAAGGAGCTGGGCCACGACGTGCGGGTCATGCTCCCCTTCTACCGAAGCGTGGCCGAGTCCAGGCCCCGGCTGCGCCGCGCGGCGGCCCGGGTGGAGGTCGCCATGGAGGGGCGGCGGCGCGAAGGGATCGTCCACCGGGGGGCTCTCGGGGAGGTGCCGGTCTACTTCCTGGAGAACCGGGACTTCTTCGACCGTCCCGGCCTCTACGCATCCGCCCGGGGCGACCACCCCGACAACGCGGAGCGCTTCGGCTTCTTCTGCCGGGCGGCGCTGCAGGCCCTGCCGGGCCTCGACTTCTGCCCCGACGTGGTGCATCTCAACGACTGGCAGACCGGGCTCGCCCCCGTTCTGCTCGAAACCGAGCTGCGCCGCGACCCCTTCTTCGCCACGCTCGCCTCGCTGCTGACCATCCACAACCTCGGCTACCACGGCTCCTTCCCCCCCGAGGCGCTGCGGCAGCTGGGGATCGACCCCGCGGTCTTCTCGATGGAGGGGCTCGAGTACTACGGCCGTGCCTCCCTGCTCAAGGGAGGGATCGTCTACTCGGACCTGGTCAACACCGTCTCCGAGACCTACTGCGGGGAGATCCGAACCCCCGAGATGGGGATCGGCTTCGACGGCATCCTGCGCGCCCGGGGCAAGGACCTGCACGGCATCGTCAACGGCCTCGACCAGGCCCTCTGGGACCCCTCCGCCGACGCCGCCCTGGCCGCCCCCTTCGGCCCGGAGAACCTGCGCGGCAAGCGCGCCTGCAAGCGGGCCCTGCAGCGGGAACTGGGCCTGGAGCCCG
- a CDS encoding ATP-binding protein, which translates to MDNGCCWHKEQIAPEDCPYVRPGESELLLNRKKRILKRCFECPHFMEGLKGLDKDPGDPVSLVPCLLDELQALRIQTRELSGQIEVRNREVKFLHEVSLVLQTSVDRDEVIAMALTAVTSGKGFGLNRAILLLVDKERHSLKGYFAVGPGKEEDAGRLWREIEDHNYTLREMARLFFEQRMAAEREKFKGLLEKLSTPLSRGDHLFIRTLNGQLSRHVEDLSRESGIDPEQIAALGVTEVVLVPLVSKERRIGLLIADNVINRRPISTEDLHSLETFALPVSFAIERAALYERLQEELVKLTEAHQRLQDQQELILRMEKMALVGKITANIAHSIRNPLTIIGGFARSLIKNIPPEDEKRRHIESIVREARRLEEVLQEVLNYSESLHPTFDLWDVNQLATGVYGGLREDLELSVIDCRLDLQPGLPMIQLDYKKMVYCLRSIINNAIEALPRGGSLGIRTSGVGDDLQITVTDSGPGISPDVLRSVTSPFFSTKEEGSGLGLSLCARILEAHGATLDIEGCEGDGTAFTIHMKTPKEENHGSTSGG; encoded by the coding sequence ATGGACAATGGCTGTTGCTGGCACAAGGAACAGATCGCACCGGAGGACTGCCCCTACGTCCGCCCGGGGGAGTCCGAGCTGCTCCTCAACCGCAAAAAGCGCATCCTGAAGCGCTGCTTCGAGTGCCCGCATTTCATGGAGGGGCTCAAAGGCCTCGACAAAGACCCGGGCGACCCGGTGAGCCTTGTCCCCTGCCTCCTCGACGAATTGCAGGCGCTTCGGATCCAGACCAGGGAACTCTCCGGGCAGATCGAGGTCCGCAACCGGGAAGTCAAGTTTCTCCACGAAGTCAGCCTGGTGCTGCAGACCTCCGTGGACCGCGACGAGGTCATCGCCATGGCCCTCACCGCGGTCACCTCCGGCAAAGGCTTCGGCCTCAACCGGGCGATCCTGCTTCTGGTGGACAAGGAGCGTCATAGCCTCAAGGGGTATTTCGCCGTCGGACCGGGCAAGGAAGAGGATGCCGGCCGCCTCTGGCGGGAGATCGAGGATCACAACTACACCCTGAGGGAGATGGCCCGCCTCTTCTTCGAGCAGAGGATGGCGGCGGAGAGGGAGAAATTCAAGGGACTTCTGGAAAAACTCTCAACGCCCCTGAGCCGAGGCGACCACCTCTTTATACGCACCCTCAACGGCCAGCTCTCGCGCCACGTCGAAGACCTCTCCCGGGAGTCGGGAATCGACCCCGAACAGATCGCGGCCCTCGGGGTGACCGAGGTGGTCCTGGTTCCCCTGGTCAGCAAGGAACGACGCATCGGCCTGCTGATCGCCGACAACGTCATCAACCGCCGGCCCATCTCCACCGAGGACCTCCATTCCCTGGAGACCTTCGCCCTGCCGGTCTCCTTCGCCATCGAGCGGGCCGCCCTCTACGAGCGCCTGCAGGAGGAACTGGTCAAGTTGACCGAGGCCCACCAGCGCCTTCAGGATCAGCAGGAGCTGATCCTGCGCATGGAGAAAATGGCCCTGGTGGGAAAGATCACCGCCAACATCGCCCACTCCATCCGCAACCCGCTGACCATCATCGGGGGCTTCGCCCGCAGCCTGATCAAGAACATCCCCCCCGAGGACGAGAAGCGGCGGCACATCGAATCGATCGTGCGCGAAGCCCGGCGCCTGGAGGAAGTCCTGCAGGAGGTGCTCAACTATTCCGAGTCGCTCCACCCCACCTTCGACCTGTGGGACGTCAACCAGCTAGCCACCGGGGTCTACGGCGGCCTGCGCGAGGACCTGGAGCTGAGCGTGATCGACTGCCGTCTCGATCTCCAGCCGGGTCTTCCCATGATTCAACTCGATTACAAGAAGATGGTCTACTGCCTGCGCAGCATTATCAACAACGCCATCGAGGCCCTGCCCCGGGGGGGCAGCCTCGGCATCCGCACCAGCGGCGTGGGGGACGATCTGCAGATTACCGTTACCGACAGCGGCCCGGGCATCAGCCCGGACGTGCTCCGCTCGGTCACCTCCCCCTTCTTCTCCACAAAGGAGGAGGGGAGCGGCCTGGGGCTCTCCCTCTGCGCCCGCATCCTGGAGGCACACGGGGCGACCCTGGATATCGAAGGTTGCGAAGGGGACGGAACAGCCTTCACCATACACATGAAAACACCTAAGGAGGAGAATCATGGCTCGACTTCTGGTGGTTGA
- a CDS encoding alpha-amylase family glycosyl hydrolase — MWLIGIWERSPASEKIKRIMGNPEAVASAYSLYDYAVSGDLGGEEALAVLEERCLGRGIRLASDVVPNHTGIYSRWMREHPDWYIQLDHPPYPGYRFTGPDLSFDGAFSLRIEDGYWDHSDAAVVFQHVDHGSGRVRHIYHGNDGTHMPWNDTAQLNYLLPAVREAVIQTIIRVARRFRIIRFDAAMTLAKKHFQRLWFPRPGGGAGVPSRAEHPMSQEEFDRLLPVEFWREVVDRVAAEAPDTLLLAEAFWLMEGYFVRTLGMHRVYNSAFMNMLKTEENAKYRGVIGNILEFEPEILKRFVNFMNNPDEATAVEQFGTGDKYFGVAVLLATMPGLPMFGHGQIEGLREKYGMEYRRAYWNETEDEAFVRHHEAQVFPLLRRRHIFSGAEHFVLYDFVSGGHADENVFVYSNRSGAERALVVYHNRHAETGGWIRNARPKLVRTPGGEATHAAPTLAAALGFETGMDCYVRFRDHRDGLEYLRQGR, encoded by the coding sequence CTGTGGCTGATCGGCATCTGGGAGCGCTCCCCCGCCTCGGAGAAGATCAAGCGGATCATGGGCAACCCCGAGGCGGTAGCCTCGGCCTACTCCCTCTACGACTACGCCGTCTCCGGCGATCTCGGCGGCGAGGAGGCCCTGGCGGTCCTCGAAGAGCGCTGCCTGGGCCGCGGCATCCGCCTCGCCTCGGACGTCGTGCCCAACCACACCGGCATCTACTCGCGCTGGATGCGGGAGCACCCCGACTGGTACATCCAGCTCGATCATCCCCCCTACCCCGGCTACCGCTTCACCGGACCCGACCTCTCCTTCGACGGCGCCTTCAGCCTGCGCATCGAAGACGGCTACTGGGACCACTCGGACGCCGCGGTCGTCTTCCAGCACGTCGACCACGGCAGCGGCAGGGTGCGCCACATCTACCACGGCAACGACGGCACCCACATGCCCTGGAACGACACCGCCCAGCTCAACTACCTGCTGCCCGCGGTGCGCGAGGCGGTGATCCAGACCATCATCCGGGTGGCCCGCCGCTTCCGCATCATCCGCTTCGACGCGGCCATGACCCTGGCCAAAAAGCACTTCCAGCGCCTCTGGTTCCCCCGCCCCGGGGGCGGGGCCGGCGTCCCCAGCCGGGCCGAGCACCCGATGAGCCAGGAGGAGTTCGACCGGCTGCTGCCGGTCGAGTTCTGGCGCGAAGTGGTCGACCGGGTGGCCGCCGAGGCTCCCGACACCCTCCTGCTGGCCGAGGCCTTCTGGCTCATGGAGGGCTACTTCGTGCGCACCCTCGGCATGCACCGGGTCTACAACAGCGCCTTCATGAACATGCTCAAGACCGAGGAGAACGCCAAGTACCGCGGCGTCATCGGCAACATCCTCGAGTTCGAGCCAGAGATCCTCAAGCGCTTCGTCAACTTCATGAACAACCCGGACGAGGCGACCGCGGTGGAACAGTTCGGCACCGGGGACAAGTACTTCGGGGTGGCGGTCCTGCTGGCGACCATGCCTGGGCTGCCCATGTTCGGCCACGGCCAGATCGAGGGACTGCGGGAGAAGTACGGCATGGAGTACCGCCGGGCCTACTGGAACGAGACCGAGGACGAGGCCTTCGTGCGCCACCACGAGGCGCAGGTCTTCCCCCTTCTGCGCCGCCGCCACATCTTCAGCGGGGCCGAGCATTTCGTCCTCTACGATTTCGTCAGCGGCGGCCACGCCGACGAGAACGTCTTCGTCTACTCCAATCGCAGCGGCGCCGAACGGGCCCTGGTCGTCTACCACAACCGCCACGCCGAGACCGGCGGCTGGATTCGCAACGCCCGCCCCAAACTCGTCCGCACCCCGGGGGGCGAGGCGACCCACGCCGCCCCGACACTCGCCGCGGCCCTCGGCTTCGAGACCGGGATGGACTGCTACGTGCGCTTCCGCGACCACCGGGACGGCCTGGAGTACCTGAGGCAGGGGCGGTAG
- the galT gene encoding galactose-1-phosphate uridylyltransferase → MSELRWNPLRMNWVIVVKERGRGPQDYHLERERVTTTSCPFCYGQEAKTTQEVFAIRPEANPSGTSNWKVRVIPNKYPALRIEGDLDKRGVGLYDVMNGVGAHEVIVESPDHGRSMADFSPAEIVDVLKAYRARLLDLRKDPRFRYIIIFKNHGVEAGATIPHPHSQLIAVPITPPVVATKLSVSRDYYHRKERCLMCDMLDQEREEKERLVRDDDHFMVFAPFASSFPFELCIAPRRHSHDFALLGDEELTALAETLKDTLYRLRHVLRDPPYNLVLHNAPPMHLRLGKPSHWGSLPYDYHWHIELVPRLVKTAGFERGTGFHINPTPPEQAARYLREANLPAVL, encoded by the coding sequence GTGTCGGAACTGCGCTGGAATCCCCTGAGGATGAACTGGGTTATCGTTGTCAAAGAGCGGGGCCGGGGACCGCAAGACTACCACCTGGAGCGGGAGCGGGTCACCACCACCTCCTGCCCCTTCTGCTACGGCCAGGAGGCCAAAACCACCCAGGAGGTGTTCGCCATCCGCCCCGAGGCCAATCCCTCCGGCACTTCCAACTGGAAGGTCCGGGTCATCCCCAACAAGTACCCGGCCCTGCGCATCGAAGGCGATCTGGACAAGCGTGGGGTGGGCCTCTACGACGTCATGAACGGCGTCGGCGCCCACGAGGTAATCGTAGAAAGCCCCGACCATGGGCGCAGCATGGCCGATTTCTCCCCGGCCGAAATCGTCGACGTGCTCAAGGCCTACCGCGCGCGCCTGCTCGACCTGCGCAAGGATCCCCGGTTCCGCTACATCATCATCTTCAAGAACCACGGGGTCGAGGCCGGCGCCACCATCCCCCACCCCCACTCCCAGCTCATCGCCGTGCCCATCACCCCGCCGGTGGTGGCCACCAAGCTCTCGGTGTCGCGAGACTACTACCATCGCAAGGAGCGCTGCCTGATGTGCGACATGCTCGACCAGGAGCGCGAAGAGAAGGAGCGCCTCGTGCGCGACGACGACCACTTCATGGTCTTCGCCCCCTTCGCCTCGAGCTTCCCCTTCGAGTTGTGCATCGCCCCCCGCCGCCACAGCCACGACTTCGCCCTGCTCGGCGACGAGGAGCTTACGGCCCTCGCCGAGACCTTGAAGGACACCCTCTACCGCCTGCGCCACGTCCTACGCGACCCGCCCTACAACCTCGTTCTGCACAACGCGCCCCCCATGCACCTGCGCCTCGGCAAGCCCTCCCATTGGGGCTCGCTCCCCTACGACTACCACTGGCACATCGAGCTCGTCCCCCGCCTGGTGAAGACCGCCGGGTTCGAGCGGGGGACCGGCTTCCACATCAACCCCACGCCCCCCGAGCAGGCGGCCAGGTACCTGCGGGAGGCCAACCTCCCCGCGGTCCTGTAG
- a CDS encoding response regulator: MARLLVVDDERDIRHLYAAELSDEGYKVETAGTGSEAAALLEGQAFDLVVLDIQMKGESGLQVLQKIVKERSDLPVVLCTAFSCYKDDFSSWLADAYVVKSSDLTELKGEIRRLLEKKESSLRRP; the protein is encoded by the coding sequence ATGGCTCGACTTCTGGTGGTTGATGACGAAAGAGACATCCGCCATCTCTACGCCGCGGAACTCAGCGACGAGGGGTACAAAGTGGAAACAGCCGGCACCGGCAGCGAGGCGGCTGCCCTGCTGGAGGGGCAGGCCTTCGACCTGGTGGTGCTGGACATCCAGATGAAGGGGGAGAGCGGCCTGCAGGTCCTGCAGAAGATCGTCAAGGAGCGCTCCGACCTGCCGGTAGTCCTATGCACCGCCTTCAGCTGCTACAAGGACGACTTCTCCTCGTGGCTGGCCGATGCCTACGTGGTCAAGAGTTCGGACCTTACCGAGCTGAAGGGGGAGATCCGGCGCCTGCTGGAAAAAAAGGAAAGCAGCTTACGAAGACCTTGA
- a CDS encoding TIGR01212 family radical SAM protein (This family includes YhcC from E. coli K-12, an uncharacterized radical SAM protein.) produces the protein MQQKRYNLFSEHLKGRFGGRVHKISVDAGFACPNRGGTRDLPGCLFCDPGGSGAVGIERGVPVAGQIERGKEVMVRKYKAGSFLAYFQPFSNTNAPAERLRVLYDEALAVPGVVGLAVGTRPDCLPGDVLDLLAEYHRRTYFWLELGLQSVHGSTLARLRRGHDYGTFLDAYEGARRRGLRVCVHVIIGLPGEGREEMLATAEEMARLRVDGIKIHLLHVLDGTPLGDIYREGGVEILGQQEYVSLVADFLERLHPDTLIHRLTGDGPRDLLLAPLWSLNKWEVLNAIDAELEFRGSVQGCRAGRSG, from the coding sequence ATGCAACAGAAACGCTACAACCTCTTTTCAGAGCACCTGAAGGGCCGCTTCGGCGGGCGGGTGCACAAGATTTCCGTCGATGCCGGGTTCGCCTGCCCCAACCGGGGGGGAACCCGCGACCTGCCCGGATGCCTCTTCTGTGACCCGGGCGGCTCCGGGGCGGTCGGGATCGAAAGGGGGGTCCCGGTGGCCGGGCAGATCGAGCGGGGCAAGGAGGTGATGGTCCGCAAGTACAAGGCCGGCAGTTTTCTGGCCTATTTCCAGCCCTTCTCCAACACCAACGCTCCCGCCGAGCGCCTGCGCGTCCTCTACGACGAGGCCCTCGCGGTGCCGGGGGTGGTCGGCCTGGCAGTCGGGACCCGCCCGGACTGCCTGCCCGGCGACGTGCTCGACCTGCTCGCCGAATACCACCGACGGACCTATTTCTGGCTCGAGCTGGGCCTGCAGAGCGTTCACGGTTCGACCCTGGCCCGATTGCGCCGCGGCCACGACTACGGGACCTTCCTGGATGCCTACGAGGGGGCGCGGCGGCGCGGCCTGAGGGTCTGCGTCCACGTCATTATCGGACTGCCCGGGGAGGGCCGCGAGGAGATGCTGGCCACGGCGGAGGAGATGGCGCGTTTGCGGGTTGACGGAATCAAGATCCACCTGCTGCACGTTCTCGACGGAACGCCCCTCGGGGACATCTACCGCGAGGGGGGGGTCGAGATCCTCGGTCAACAGGAGTACGTTTCGCTGGTGGCCGATTTCCTCGAGAGGCTCCATCCCGACACCCTGATCCACCGGTTGACCGGTGACGGGCCGCGGGATCTACTCCTGGCCCCCCTCTGGTCCCTCAACAAGTGGGAGGTGCTCAACGCCATCGACGCGGAACTGGAGTTCCGGGGAAGCGTTCAGGGGTGCCGGGCAGGGCGGTCGGGGTGA